Genomic window (Paenibacillus sp. PK3_47):
CTGCGATGGGAAACGAACCTATTGTACGCGAAAAAACGTGTACATTGGGTTACTGCGACGGGAGCCGAGCCCATTGTACGCGAAAAACCGAGTACATTGGGCCACTTCAATGAGAACCGAGCCTATTGTACGCGAAAAAGCGAGTACATTGGGCCACTGCGATGAGAACCGAGCCCAGTGTACACGAAAAACCGAGTACATTGGGCCGCTGCGATGAGAACCGAGCCCATTGTACACGAAAAACCGAGTACATAGGGCCACTTCGACGGGAACCGAGCCCATTGTACACGAAAAACCGAGTACATTGGGCCGCTGCGACGGGAACCGAGCCCATTGTACGCGAAAAACCGAGTACATTGGGCCACTTCGATGGGAATCGAGCCCATTGTACGCGAAAAACTGAGTACATTGGGCCACTTCGATGGGAACCGAGCCCATTGTACACGAAAAACCGAGTACATCGGGCCACTTCGATGGGAAACAAGCGCATTGCTAACTAACGGGGTTTAGGGACCCTCCCCCATTTCCTCCACAGGCAAAACGGGTGTGTTTAGTTCGCGCGTTTACGCACTATATCTCGCTAATACCCAATCAAAAAGCTGACCGGCACCGAAATGCCAGCCAGCTTGTTCTGCCCATTATTCTTCGCGGATCACTAACAATACGCCTGCAAAAATCAATATTGTACCTCCCCAGAACGGCAAGCCAATGCTTTCACCAAGCAGCACCCAACCCAAGAAAGTTCCTACGACCGGCTGGAAGAAGAAAAACAATCCCCCGCTCGTAGCATTAAGCATCTGCAGACCGCGGTTCCAGAGCAGAAATCCGCAGGCTGTCGAGATCACTCCGAGGTATAGTAGACCGCCCCAGATGGAAGGATGCATCATCGCTTCAAAGTCCAGCGCCGGCAGCCGATTCCAGGCAAACGGCGTTAACAGGATAACAGCGACAAGAACCGCATAAGTTGTGACAACGATCTGCGAGTAATGACCAGGAACTCGCTTGACGAGGATAGACATCAGTGACCAGGTCAAGGCGGCCACCAGCAGCGAGATGCCGCCAAGCTGAAAATCTTCACCGAAATGGGCCTTGCCTACGATGATATAGACACCTGCAGTGGCCAGCAGAATCGAGAAGGCTTTTTTCTTCGTGATCTTCTCTTTCAGAATCAGGCGGGCGAACAGCACCATAAAAGCCGGTGTCGTTGAAGTAATGACCGCCCCCATCGCGGCTGAAGAGAGCATGGTGCCGACTTCCTGGGTGACAATAGAGATGGTATTGCCAATAAGTCCGATTAATAAAATAAGCAGCAGATCACGTTTGGCAATCCGCCAAGACTGCCTGGTGACCAGGCCGATAATAAGCAGCGCGGCAAGCGCAATGATATAGCGTATCCACACTAATTCAAGCGGCGGAACAGTGTCCACTACGACTTTTACAACGACATACATCCCGCCCCAGATACTGGCTGCGAGCGATAGATACAAAGAACCGATGAATTTGCTTTTCATGAGTTTCCCTCCGTTTTTTTAGACAGATGCTGTCCTTAACGGAGAAGTAGTTATTCTCCTGTTAAGGTAGAGTAACTACAGGCACATCATTTTCATGCCGTGGTGAATACATCATTCTGTTCATCTCCCTTACGTGACAAGTTCTTTATCATACAACAATTTTGTCCTAAAGCCATCTTGCAAACCGTTTATGAACCACCTGGATCTCTCTATCATTAGCCCACTGCGTCAGCTCTTTGATCCCCTGATCCTCTTGTTCCGCAAAGCTGAAGCAGTATTTGTAAGGCACTAATAGAGATCCGCGCGGTTTAATCCCGATAACAGGCCTGAAATAACTCTTGATATAGATCCCTTTGATCTCGGCGGCCTCAATCCTCTGATTCTTGAATGTAATAACTTCCGGCAATATATGTATCTCAAAACGTCTCCTAAACGTGCACACTCTATATAACATGACGCCTATAATGACTATACTTATTGCAATAGGAATACTGCTCACATAAATGTCTCTGGTCCGCTCACTGTTCAGAATAAACCACCGGAAATACAAGATCCAGCCGCTGGACAGCAGCATAAGATAGATCTGTGATACCAGTTCCGCAGGCGGCCTCCCCTTATATCCGGCAATTACACAACTCTCATTCATGCAACCCCTCGTTCCCACATTTTATCTATTTTGTATTAACTATTCACGCTTTCCTGTATGTTTTCCTCTTTTTTAACAAGTCCCCTTCTCCTAGGCACAAAAAAAGAGATGCCCTAAGGCACCTCTTCACTGCAAGTTTGATCATCCGCTCCCGCGTCTCCATTACTCCGCTTTTTTCATAACCGGCATCCAAATTTCGCTCCGGTAGTCCGGCAAGCTGGTATCCTTGCTCTCGTTCCACAGGATCTCCGGGCCTTCGGCCAGCTCATAATTGGAGGAGGGGAACCACTCGGAGTATATACGTCCCCATACATTCTGCAGCGTCTCCGGAAAAGGGCCAACGGCTTCAAATACAGCCCAGGTTCCCGCAGGAACCTCCAGCGCAGACAGATGCTCCGGGCATTCCAGCGTGGTGGCGACACCGATATAATGGTCCAGTCCGCCCTTCTCCTCCATCCGTTCTTCGGAAAAATTCACGGATGCGCTAAGCATTCCTTTGGGCTCGGTATTGGACAGCTGCTTAAGCTCAGTAATGGTTTCCATGTTCAGACTCTGCCACATTTCCGCAATCTCCGGGTTCACACCGCTGAACTGGATCGCTACCCTTTTGTGAAGGCCAATGATGCGAAAAGCTTCTTTTTCCTCAATCCGGTAATTCATTTCATTTCCTCCCCTTATCGTCAGCTGAAAAGTCATGCGGGGGAAGGCTTTCAATGACTGGCCCTTGTTCCGGGCTTCTGAAGGTGCAATCCCATGGAAGAGCTGAAAAGCCCTGGTGAACGCATCGGCTGAGCCGTATCCGTATTTAACAGCAATATCGATGATCCTCAGCGGACTGCTCTGGAGCTCAAATGCGGCGAGTGTCAGCCTTCTGCGGCGGATATACTCGGACAGCGGAATCCCGGCAAGAAAGGAGAACATCCGCTTAAAATGATACTCCGAGCACAGCGCCCTTTTGGCCGCTTCCTGATAATCGATATCCTCAGTCAGATGATTCTCGATGTAGGTTAATGCACCGTTCATATGTTCCAGCAGGTTCATGCCGTCAGCTCCTTTCCCCACCCTCAGAATAACCCCACCGCCGGATGCGGGTCCGACTTTTCATGCACCGGATTGACGGATACGGGTTCCCGTTTAAGCCGCAGCAGGCTGCGTGTTCCCTTTATAGATAAAATAGAGCGCAAGAATCATAAACAATACCGCCACTGTGCGTTTGAGATCGATCTCAATGACAAGGCTGTTGAACCAGCCAAAGTGGTCAATCACCATCCCGATGATCAGCTGGCCGATAATCCCGCTAATATTGGCGGCAATAACCCCGATTCGCGGCACAGCCATAACCGTAAGCAGCAAATACATCGTACCTAAGAAAGCAGCACTTAACTGCCATTTTGGCGCTTCGAATATAGCCAGCAGATTTCCTTGACCAAAGAAAAGAATTACAATAGCCAGAAACATCGTTCCGGTCACAAATGTTAACAGTGTTGTTTCGATTGTACCCGTTTTTTGACTGAGTGTCCCGTTAATAGAGGACTGTGCGCTCAGCGTTATACCGCCAAACAGGGTGAACAGAATCATAAGTATAGCCATGTTAAGCCTCCTAGTTAATTAATACAAGTGCAGCTACCATTGACAGCAGGGCAAGAATTTTATATTTGTTAATCTTGATTTTTCTGCTGCCCAGCCAACCGTAATGTTCAATAATCATGCTCATCACCATCTGTCCGATAATTACAGCCGCCATGGTGATTCCCACCCCGACAAACGGGACACTGATCACAATGGATGTTAAATAGACAACCCCGAGAATACCGCCCAGCAGTGTCCACTTAGGTGCCTCCATTACGTGTGACAGCTTTCCTTTTCCGAAAAAGATCCATAATAAACCCATGATAATAGACCCTGCCAGGAAATTATAAAAGCTGGTCTCCAGTTCACCTATCGATTTCCCCAGCTCTCCGTAGATAGCTCCTTCGAAGCTAAGGGCCGCCCCTGCCAGCAGTGCCAGTACATATGAGATGTAACGCA
Coding sequences:
- a CDS encoding DMT family transporter, with the translated sequence MAILMILFTLFGGITLSAQSSINGTLSQKTGTIETTLLTFVTGTMFLAIVILFFGQGNLLAIFEAPKWQLSAAFLGTMYLLLTVMAVPRIGVIAANISGIIGQLIIGMVIDHFGWFNSLVIEIDLKRTVAVLFMILALYFIYKGNTQPAAA
- a CDS encoding EamA family transporter; its protein translation is MKSKFIGSLYLSLAASIWGGMYVVVKVVVDTVPPLELVWIRYIIALAALLIIGLVTRQSWRIAKRDLLLILLIGLIGNTISIVTQEVGTMLSSAAMGAVITSTTPAFMVLFARLILKEKITKKKAFSILLATAGVYIIVGKAHFGEDFQLGGISLLVAALTWSLMSILVKRVPGHYSQIVVTTYAVLVAVILLTPFAWNRLPALDFEAMMHPSIWGGLLYLGVISTACGFLLWNRGLQMLNATSGGLFFFFQPVVGTFLGWVLLGESIGLPFWGGTILIFAGVLLVIREE
- a CDS encoding DMT family transporter — protein: MRYISYVLALLAGAALSFEGAIYGELGKSIGELETSFYNFLAGSIIMGLLWIFFGKGKLSHVMEAPKWTLLGGILGVVYLTSIVISVPFVGVGITMAAVIIGQMVMSMIIEHYGWLGSRKIKINKYKILALLSMVAALVLIN
- a CDS encoding AraC family transcriptional regulator; this encodes MNLLEHMNGALTYIENHLTEDIDYQEAAKRALCSEYHFKRMFSFLAGIPLSEYIRRRRLTLAAFELQSSPLRIIDIAVKYGYGSADAFTRAFQLFHGIAPSEARNKGQSLKAFPRMTFQLTIRGGNEMNYRIEEKEAFRIIGLHKRVAIQFSGVNPEIAEMWQSLNMETITELKQLSNTEPKGMLSASVNFSEERMEEKGGLDHYIGVATTLECPEHLSALEVPAGTWAVFEAVGPFPETLQNVWGRIYSEWFPSSNYELAEGPEILWNESKDTSLPDYRSEIWMPVMKKAE